A window of Thunnus thynnus chromosome 17, fThuThy2.1, whole genome shotgun sequence contains these coding sequences:
- the LOC137201246 gene encoding polyserase-2-like has protein sequence MALYKVICVATLLTLLIQESHSQLNVCGRPALNTRIVGGQAAPEGSWPWQVSLQRSGGHFCGGSLINKEWVLTAAHCFPSQSTNNLVVSLGRQTQEGSNPNAVSRRVSQIINHPSYSQSTSDNDISLLKLSSPVTFNNFIVPVCLAASDSSFFTGVDTWITGWGNIGSGVPLPSPQNLMEVEVPVVGNRQCNCDYGVGTITNNMICAGLRAGGKDSCQGDSGGPMVTKTGSVWVQAGVVSFGKGCAEPNFPGVYSRVSRYQSWINSQITSDQPGFITFTSTGTDSDLSVSCSGLPPPPTTLPPTTTVKPVVCGSAPMNPRILGGSSVATSGMWPWMASLQKNGSHVCGGTLVAVDSVLSNANCFSSSPTASEWTVVLGRLNQNGSNPFEVTLNVTNITLSTLTGSNVAVLHLAAQPTLSDYIQPICLDNGQTFTVGSTCWAAGWSSGRGGVEQVLQEFQTTVVNCGNASTSDNICTGSFTLEQGDSGGPMMCQIDGSWFQAAVLSGNNTTTNQTRADPVMVFTKLSRYQSFLAQTVGAFLSPASTNSTAPNSTVSTNQTTTTTSGGSPAHPFFFFFPLFVFSAFLHLTL, from the exons agtCTCACTCACAACTAAATG tgTGCGGTCGGCCTGCGCTCAACACCAGGATTGTTGGAGGACAGGCGGCACCTGAAGGCAGCTGGCCCTGGCAGGTCAGTCTGCAAAGATCTGGGGGCCACTTCTGCGGAGGATCCCTCATTAACAAAGAATGGGTGCTGACGGCTGCTCACTGCTTCCCAAG CCAAAGCACAAACAATTTGGTTGTGTCTCTCGGTCGCCAGACTCAAGAAGGGTCCAACCCCAATGCAGTGTCTCGGAGAGTCTCTCAGATCATCAATCATCCCAGCTACAGCCAAAGCACTAGTGACAATGACATCTCCCTCCTGAAGCTCTCCTCACCAGTTACCTTCAACAACTTCATTGTGCCAGTGTGCCTGGCAGcctcagacagcagcttcttcaCCGGCGTGGACACCTGGATCACCGGTTGGGGCAACATCGGATCTGGAG tACCCCTTCCTTCCCCACAAAACCTAATGGAGGTGGAGGTTCCTGTTGTTGGGAACAGACAGTGTAACTGTGACTATGGAGTGGGCACAATCACCAACAACATGATCTGTGCTGGGTTACGTGCCGGAGGGAAGGACTCCTGTCAG GGGGACTCAGGTGGTCCGATGGTaacaaagacaggaagtgtCTGGGTCCAGGCTGGAGTCGTAAGCTTTGGAAAAGGTTGTGCGGAGCCTAATTTCCCAGGAGTGTACAGCAGAGTGTCCAGGTATCAGTCCTGGATCAACAGCCAAATCACCAGCGACCAGCCAGGCTTCATCACCTTCACGTCCACTGGGACTGACAGTGACCTCAGTGTCAGCTGTTCTGGCCTGCCGCCACCTCCAACCACCCTCCCTCCAACAACCACAGTCAAGC CTGTGGTCTGCGGTAGCGCCCCAATGAATCCACGTATTTTGGGAGGAAGCTCGGTGGCGACTTCTGGCATGTGGCCGTGGATGGCGAGCCTTCAGAAGAATGGAAGTCATGTGTGTGGCGGGACTCTAGTGGCTGTGGACTCAGTGCTGAGCAACGCCAACTGCTTCTCAAG TTCACCTACAGCATCTGAATGGACTGTGGTCTTGGGTCGTTTGAACCAGAATGGATCCAACCCCTTTGAGGTGACACTGAATGTGACAAATATCACCCTAAGCACCCTGACCGGGTCTAATGTAGCAGTGCTGCATCTGGCAGCCCAGCCCACCCTGTCCGACTACATCCAGCCCATCTGCCTGGACAACGGACAGACCTTCACTGTGGGCTCCACATGCTGGGCTGCTGGCTGGAGCTCTGGGCGAGGAGGGG TGGAACAAGTTCTGCAGGAGTTCCAGACCACAGTGGTAAATTGTGGGAACGCATCAACCAGTGACAACATTTGTACAGGATCTTTTACACTGGAACAG GGTGATTCTGGGGGTCCGATGATGTGTCAGATAGACGGCTCTTGGTTCCAGGCAGCCGTGTTGTCAGGCAACAACACCACCACCAATCAAACACGAGCAGATCCGGTGATGGTCTTCACCAAACTGAGCCGCTATCAGAGCTTCCTGGCTCAGACTGTGGGAGCATTCTTATCTCCAGCCTCCACCAACAGCACCGCACCTAACAGCACTGTGTCCACTAACCAGACCACCACGACCACCAGCGGGGGCTCACCTGCTcaccccttcttcttcttcttccctctcttcgtCTTCTCTGCGTTCCTCCACCTCACCTTATAG